In Hydractinia symbiolongicarpus strain clone_291-10 chromosome 4, HSymV2.1, whole genome shotgun sequence, the following proteins share a genomic window:
- the LOC130641721 gene encoding microfibril-associated glycoprotein 4-like: MEAKLLLCGLLALILVHAIAAQTCQCVNGLNGRDGRDGMPGRDGRDCMNITLSGGASGSGQPGRDGARGRDGPQGPRGYRGPQGPKGDRGPPGSGSGGLDRAAIERMVKDLIKAEGGSGTSSGGGSSLKRVTVCSKQRKDVCGSCQCKDKNYADEFFSRGYYCDCQNVKAARDCKEHLRNGNSNDGIYLINPAGDHPFPVFCDMNSDGGGWTVFQRRIDDTVDFKRDWFSYKNGFGNLQHEFWLGLENIFLIQLYDDRRGTEMRMDFQDKDGKTYTEKYGMFEIGDESTKYRLGLAGYNGDAGDWMKDYKNKKFSTYDNDNDEYGADSALSYGAFWHGYGPSYPYNPNGAYGFVQKYSRSYDQPQVKAFSGKVRGARVYLTKIEMKIRRK; encoded by the exons ATGGAGGCAAAATTATTGCTATGCGGTTTGTTAGCGCTTATCTTAGTGCATGCCATTGCAGCACAAACTTGCCAATGCGTAAATGGTTTGAATGGGCGAGATGGTCGTGATGGTATGCCAGGAAGAGATGGTAGAGACTGCATGAATATTACACTG agCGGAGGGGCTAGTGGAAGTGGTCAACCTGGACGAGATGGAGCTCGAGGAAGAGATGGCCCACAAGGACCAAGAGGATACAGGGGCCCACAAGGACCAAAAGGAGATAGAGGGCCACCAGGAAGTGGTTCAGGTGGTTTGGATAGAGCA GCCATTGAAAGAATGGTGAAAGACCTTATTAAAGCTGAGGGTGGCAGTGGAACAAGTAGTGGTGGTGGTAGCTCTCTTAAG AGAGTCACTGTTTGTTCCAAACAACGAAAAGATGTATGTGGATCATGTCAATGCAAAGACAAGAATTATGCTGATGAATTCTTTAGCAGAGGATACTATTGTGATTGCCAAAACG TTAAAGCTGCACGTGACTGCAAAGAGCATTTGAGAAATGGAAATTCCAATGATGGCATCTACTTAATCAACCCAGCTGGAGATCATCCGTTCCCAGTCTTCTGTGACATGAACTCCGATGGCGgag GTTGGACTGTCTTCCAGAGACGTATTGATGATACTGTTGACTTCAAGCGAGATTGGTTTTCATACAAAAACGGATTCGGAAATTTGCAACACGAGTTCTGGTTGggacttgaaaatattttcctcaTCCAATTATATGACGATCGAAGAGGAACTGAAATGAGAATGGACTTCCAAGATAAAGATGGCAAAACTTACACTGAGAAGTATGGCATGTTCGAAATTGGGGATGAGAGTACCAAATACAGACTGGGTCTGGCTGGCTACAACG gagaTGCTGGTGACTGGATGAAAGATTACAAGAACAAGAAATTCTCCACCTACGATAATGACAACGACGAGTATGGAGCAGACAGTGCGCTCAGCTATGGTGCTTTCTGGCACGGCTATGGCCCAAGTTATCCTTACAATCCTAATGGAGCGTATGGTTTTGTTCAAAAATACAGCCGTAGCTACGACCAACCACAAGTGAAAGCTTTTAGTGGCAAAGTGAGAGGGGCTCGCGTCTACCTGACTAAGATTGAAATGAAAATCAGAAGAAAGTAA